A DNA window from Danio aesculapii chromosome 14, fDanAes4.1, whole genome shotgun sequence contains the following coding sequences:
- the tmem35 gene encoding novel acetylcholine receptor chaperone: protein MASPRTVTIVALSFALGLFFVFMGTIKLTPRLSKDAYSEMKRAYKSYAKALPALKKMGVSSVLLRKIIGTLEVGCGIVLTLVPGRPKDVANFILLLVMLAVLFFHQLVGDPLKRYAHALVFGILLTCRLLIARQAEDRPEREERREEQINAQEKNKVKVS from the exons ATGGCCTCGCCGCGAACAGTCACCATTGTCGCCCTCTCCTTTGCACTGGGGCTCTTTTTCGTGTTCATGGGCACGATTAAACTCACCCCAAGATTAAGCAAAGACGCCTACAGTGAGATG AAAAGAGCATACAAGAGTTACGCCAAGGCTCTTCCGGCGCTGAAAAAGATGGGCGTTTCTTCAGTGCTTCTACGCAAGATCATTGGTACTCTTGAGGTGGGATGTGGAATAGTTCTGACCCTCGTGCCGGGGAGACCCAAAGACGTGGCCAACTTTATTCTGCTGCTGGTCATGCTGGCCGTGCTTTTCTTCCACCAGCTGGTCGGGGATCCTCTAAAACGCTACGCCCACGCTCTGGTATTCGGGATTTTGCTGACGTGTCGACTGCTCATCGCTCGGCAGGCTGAGGATCGTCCCGAGCGAGAGGAGAGACGAGAAGAGCAGATCAACGCCCAGGAAAAGAACAAAGTCAAAGTTTCGTAG